In a genomic window of Dehalococcoidia bacterium:
- the leuC gene encoding 3-isopropylmalate dehydratase large subunit, whose translation MAKITMFEKIWQKHLVAEPKDQPVILYIDLHLVHEVTSPQAFEGLKISNRKVRRPELTIATVDHNITTDDTRTLEIKDEVARKQVETIRQNCKTNDIALFDVWDKEQGIVHVIGPEQGYTQPGMTIVCGDSHTSTHGAFGSLAFGIGTSEVEHVLATQTLRQRKPKTMKVEFKGSLNQGVTAKDMILKLIGQIGTAGGTGYVMEYTGDAIKNLSMEGRMTICNMSIEAGARAGMIAPDQITYDWMKGRNQVPKGQEWENAVKEWEQLRTDDGAIFDSYIEVDCDNLEPHVSWGTNPSQVLPISSSIPSPDEYDEVLESQSCNNALEYMGLKPGTKIEDISLDRVFIGSCTNARITDLRNAAKIVEGKKVHPKVRAQIMPGSTITKLQAEKEGLDKIFKDSGFEWRESGCSMCLGMNPDIIAPGERCASTSNRNFEGRQGKGGRTHLVSPEMAAAAAIEGHFVDVRDW comes from the coding sequence ATGGCAAAAATTACTATGTTTGAAAAAATATGGCAAAAACATTTGGTTGCAGAACCCAAAGATCAGCCAGTAATTTTGTATATAGATCTTCATCTAGTACATGAAGTAACATCGCCTCAAGCTTTTGAAGGCTTGAAAATAAGTAATAGAAAAGTAAGAAGACCTGAGCTTACCATCGCTACTGTTGATCATAATATAACAACTGATGATACAAGAACTCTAGAAATAAAAGATGAAGTTGCAAGAAAACAAGTTGAAACAATCAGACAAAATTGTAAAACAAATGATATTGCATTATTTGATGTTTGGGACAAGGAACAGGGTATTGTTCATGTAATTGGACCCGAGCAAGGATATACTCAACCTGGGATGACAATAGTTTGTGGTGATTCCCATACATCAACTCACGGAGCTTTTGGTTCACTAGCTTTTGGAATAGGAACTTCAGAGGTAGAACATGTACTAGCAACACAAACCTTAAGACAAAGAAAACCAAAAACTATGAAAGTTGAATTTAAGGGATCCCTAAATCAAGGTGTGACTGCTAAGGATATGATTCTTAAGCTTATTGGACAAATAGGTACAGCTGGTGGAACTGGATATGTAATGGAATACACTGGCGATGCAATAAAAAATCTTTCAATGGAAGGAAGAATGACTATTTGTAATATGTCAATTGAAGCAGGAGCAAGAGCAGGAATGATAGCTCCTGATCAAATAACTTATGATTGGATGAAAGGAAGAAATCAAGTCCCTAAAGGTCAAGAATGGGAAAATGCTGTAAAGGAATGGGAACAGTTGCGTACTGATGATGGAGCAATATTTGATTCCTATATTGAGGTAGATTGTGATAATCTTGAACCTCATGTTTCATGGGGGACTAATCCTTCTCAAGTCTTACCAATATCATCTTCGATTCCATCTCCAGATGAATATGATGAAGTTCTAGAATCGCAATCCTGTAATAACGCCTTAGAATATATGGGGCTAAAGCCAGGAACTAAAATTGAAGATATAAGTTTAGATAGAGTTTTTATAGGATCATGTACTAATGCCAGAATAACTGATCTAAGAAATGCTGCAAAAATTGTAGAAGGTAAAAAAGTTCACCCTAAAGTAAGAGCACAAATAATGCCTGGTTCAACAATAACTAAATTACAAGCAGAAAAAGAAGGACTAGATAAAATTTTTAAAGATTCAGGTTTTGAATGGAGAGAATCTGGTTGTTCTATGTGCTTAGGCATGAATCCTGATATTATTGCTCCAGGTGAAAGATGTGCATCAACTTCAAATAGAAATTTTGAAGGAAGACAAGGTAAAGGAGGAAGAACTCATCTTGTTAGTCCTGAAATGGCAGCAGCAGCTGCGATAGAAGGACATTTTGTTGATGTAAGAGATTGGTAG
- the ilvB gene encoding biosynthetic-type acetolactate synthase large subunit: protein MAKDLFKGSEIVCKALIKEGVNVVFGIPGGAILPLYGTLNNFPEIKHILTRHEQGACHAADGYARTTGKVGVAFATSGPGATNLITGLATAMMDSVPVVAITGQVGRPAIGTDAFQETDITGATLPVTKHNYLVMKASDIGPIIHEAFYIAKTGRPGPVLIDIPKDVYDELANYDYKKDSKVDLPGYKPYPKIDESQVEKAIDLITESKKPVILAGHGVIISRAEEKLLELAEKCQIPVVTTLLGISSFPENHILSAGFPGMHGMAYASIALDEADLIIGIGSRFDDRIVGNAKRFGKNSKKIHIDIDPAEINKTVKIDAPIVGDINQVLEILNPKLNTQNHTKWLKEVEHIKAEHPSLMIPESKSLLGQQVIKTLSDITKGNAIICTGVGQHQMWAAQHYQFTKPNTWLSSGGLGTMGYEIPSAIGAQVGSPQQTVWSICGDGGFQMTIGELATVAENKLPIKYAILNNNHLGMITQWQDMFYQGQRNAETYTGNPDFVKLAEAYGIKAIRVENQDDVQSAINEANNHQGPVILDFVIEKVDYVYPMIPAGGSVDQLIEEEQDK from the coding sequence ATGGCAAAAGATTTATTCAAAGGAAGCGAAATAGTTTGTAAGGCTCTTATTAAAGAGGGAGTCAATGTCGTATTTGGTATTCCTGGTGGAGCAATTTTACCCTTGTATGGAACACTAAACAACTTTCCAGAGATTAAACATATACTTACTAGACATGAGCAAGGTGCTTGCCATGCAGCTGATGGGTATGCAAGAACAACCGGTAAAGTAGGAGTTGCATTCGCTACCTCAGGGCCAGGCGCTACAAATCTTATTACGGGTCTAGCTACAGCGATGATGGATTCAGTACCAGTTGTAGCAATAACAGGTCAAGTTGGCAGGCCAGCAATAGGGACAGATGCTTTTCAAGAAACAGATATTACTGGAGCTACATTACCTGTTACAAAACATAACTATTTAGTGATGAAAGCGTCAGATATTGGCCCCATAATACATGAAGCTTTTTATATTGCTAAGACTGGCAGGCCAGGTCCTGTGCTAATTGATATACCCAAAGATGTATACGATGAATTAGCCAATTATGACTACAAAAAAGATTCAAAAGTTGATCTGCCTGGATATAAACCTTATCCTAAAATTGATGAATCTCAAGTTGAAAAAGCAATTGATCTTATAACTGAATCAAAAAAGCCAGTCATATTGGCAGGTCATGGAGTTATAATTTCGAGAGCAGAAGAAAAACTTTTAGAATTGGCAGAAAAATGTCAAATTCCTGTCGTAACAACTTTGTTGGGTATATCCTCATTTCCGGAAAATCATATTTTATCTGCAGGGTTCCCTGGTATGCATGGTATGGCTTATGCATCAATTGCCCTTGATGAAGCAGACTTAATAATTGGTATTGGATCAAGATTTGATGACCGTATTGTTGGTAATGCTAAAAGGTTTGGTAAAAATTCAAAAAAAATTCATATAGATATAGATCCAGCAGAAATAAATAAAACTGTGAAGATAGATGCTCCTATAGTTGGAGATATTAATCAGGTATTAGAAATATTGAATCCCAAACTTAATACTCAAAATCATACTAAATGGCTAAAAGAAGTTGAACACATTAAAGCTGAGCATCCCTCCCTTATGATTCCAGAATCAAAGAGTTTACTAGGACAACAAGTAATTAAGACTCTATCAGATATAACCAAAGGAAATGCAATTATTTGTACTGGTGTTGGTCAGCACCAAATGTGGGCTGCTCAACATTATCAGTTTACAAAACCCAATACTTGGTTGTCTTCCGGTGGCTTAGGAACTATGGGATATGAAATACCAAGTGCAATTGGTGCTCAAGTTGGATCTCCTCAGCAGACAGTTTGGTCTATATGTGGAGATGGAGGTTTTCAAATGACTATAGGTGAATTAGCAACAGTAGCTGAAAATAAACTTCCCATAAAGTATGCAATTCTAAATAATAATCATTTAGGTATGATTACTCAATGGCAAGATATGTTTTATCAAGGCCAAAGAAATGCAGAAACATATACTGGTAATCCTGATTTTGTAAAACTAGCAGAGGCTTATGGTATTAAAGCTATAAGAGTTGAAAATCAAGATGATGTTCAATCTGCAATAAATGAAGCAAATAATCATCAAGGTCCCGTGATTCTGGATTTTGTAATAGAAAAAGTAGATTATGTATATCCAATGATACCTGCAGGAGGTAGTGTTGATCAGCTAATTGAAGAGGAGCAAGATAAATGA
- the leuD gene encoding 3-isopropylmalate dehydratase small subunit, with the protein MEKFIKHEGIVAPLDRVNVDTDQIIPKQFLKRIERTGFGKFAFYDWRYLEDGVPNPDFILNHPKYSGASILVAGPNFGSGSSREHAPWALYEYGFKVIISTSFADIFRNNCMQNGLITVQLSSNKIDTLMTNSIKLEKYKLTVDLENQKVTDEYGFEEPFDFDQFRKDSILKGLDDIGITLQFEDDIEKFETNLQN; encoded by the coding sequence ATGGAAAAATTTATCAAGCATGAAGGAATTGTTGCTCCTTTAGATCGAGTTAATGTAGATACGGATCAAATAATACCAAAACAATTCTTAAAAAGAATTGAACGAACAGGATTTGGAAAGTTTGCATTCTACGATTGGAGATATCTTGAAGACGGTGTACCAAATCCTGATTTTATATTGAATCATCCAAAATATAGTGGGGCATCAATTCTTGTTGCTGGACCAAATTTTGGTTCGGGATCAAGTAGAGAACATGCTCCTTGGGCACTATATGAGTATGGATTTAAGGTAATTATTTCAACTAGTTTTGCTGATATCTTTAGGAATAATTGTATGCAAAATGGTCTTATTACAGTTCAATTATCAAGTAATAAAATAGATACACTTATGACTAATTCTATAAAGCTTGAAAAATATAAATTAACTGTTGATCTAGAAAATCAAAAAGTTACAGATGAATATGGATTTGAAGAACCTTTTGATTTTGATCAGTTTAGAAAAGACTCTATATTAAAAGGTTTAGATGATATTGGAATTACTCTTCAATTCGAAGATGATATAGAAAAGTTTGAGACAAATTTACAAAATTAA
- a CDS encoding 2-isopropylmalate synthase, producing the protein MVENNRNDKLLVFDTTLRDGEQSAGASLTSQDKFRIASQLKKLNVDIIEAGFAASSPGDFAAVRKIALEIEGPTIATLARAVPSDIDSAINCLKGAMKPRIHTFLSVSDIHMLHQMKKDRESIMSMAIDAVKRARDSVADVEFSPMDASRSDPDYLYMMLENAISAGATTVNIPDTVGYTNPQEFGDLIAGVFNNVSNINKAVVSVHCHNDLGMAVANSLSALENGARQIEGCINGLGERAGNAALEEVIMAVKTRPDHYGVETQINTKEIGPSSRLISNIFGFPIQFNKAITGQNAFRHSSGIHQDAFLKERTTFEIMLPEEVGWKGDAIVLTKVSGRAGLKSRLEHLGYKVDDNELLEIFNSFKNLADQKKEITDKDLESLMSEFHRELDTTEKFKVLDLDVVCGNKRDPVASITLELPNGKLESVSKSGTGPVDAVCNSIDSITKQNVNLTEFSVSSVTEGIDALGEVTIRIEKDGTIYSGQGSDTDIILASAKAYVNAINRYLIINSLN; encoded by the coding sequence ATGGTTGAAAATAATAGGAATGATAAGCTTTTAGTTTTTGATACGACGCTTCGAGATGGTGAACAGTCTGCAGGAGCATCTTTAACCTCTCAGGATAAATTTAGAATAGCTTCTCAACTGAAAAAATTAAATGTTGATATTATAGAAGCTGGATTTGCTGCTAGTTCACCAGGTGACTTTGCAGCTGTGCGAAAAATTGCTCTAGAAATTGAGGGTCCAACTATTGCTACTCTTGCAAGAGCTGTACCTTCTGATATAGATTCAGCAATCAATTGTCTTAAAGGTGCTATGAAGCCTAGGATTCATACATTTTTGTCTGTTTCTGATATTCATATGCTTCATCAAATGAAGAAAGACAGAGAATCTATAATGTCTATGGCAATAGATGCTGTCAAGAGAGCTAGAGACTCTGTTGCAGATGTAGAATTCTCTCCGATGGATGCTTCTAGATCAGATCCAGATTATTTATATATGATGTTAGAAAATGCTATTTCTGCAGGAGCTACAACTGTTAATATTCCAGATACTGTAGGCTATACTAATCCTCAAGAATTTGGAGATTTGATAGCAGGTGTATTTAATAATGTTTCAAATATAAATAAGGCTGTTGTTAGCGTTCACTGTCATAATGACTTAGGTATGGCTGTAGCGAATAGCTTGTCTGCATTAGAAAATGGTGCAAGGCAAATAGAAGGTTGCATTAATGGTTTGGGTGAAAGAGCAGGAAATGCTGCCCTAGAAGAAGTAATCATGGCAGTTAAAACAAGACCAGATCATTATGGAGTTGAAACACAAATTAATACCAAAGAAATAGGACCTTCGAGTAGATTGATTTCTAATATATTTGGTTTTCCTATTCAATTTAATAAAGCTATCACAGGTCAAAATGCTTTTAGACATTCATCTGGAATTCATCAAGACGCATTTCTTAAGGAAAGAACAACATTTGAAATAATGCTTCCCGAAGAAGTAGGATGGAAAGGTGATGCTATTGTTTTGACTAAAGTTTCTGGTAGAGCTGGATTAAAATCTAGGCTTGAACATTTAGGATATAAAGTCGATGATAATGAGCTTTTAGAAATCTTTAATAGCTTCAAGAATCTAGCTGATCAGAAAAAAGAAATTACTGATAAAGACTTAGAGTCTCTAATGAGTGAATTTCACAGGGAATTAGATACAACAGAAAAATTTAAGGTTTTAGATCTTGATGTTGTTTGTGGAAACAAGAGAGATCCTGTTGCTTCAATTACTCTCGAATTACCAAATGGGAAATTGGAAAGTGTTTCAAAATCAGGCACAGGTCCAGTTGATGCAGTTTGTAACTCTATAGATTCTATTACTAAACAAAACGTAAATCTTACAGAATTTTCTGTTTCTTCAGTCACTGAAGGTATTGATGCACTTGGAGAGGTGACAATCAGAATTGAAAAAGATGGAACTATTTATTCTGGACAAGGGTCTGATACAGATATTATTTTAGCTAGTGCTAAGGCCTATGTAAACGCAATAAATAGATATCTAATTATTAATTCTTTAAATTAA
- a CDS encoding penicillin acylase family protein encodes MLDPKDFLPNYETDLQISSDLIDNEIEIFRDKWGIPHINAKNSKDLFFAQGLTVSQDRLFQMDLDRLRCLGRSSEYLGSKAISNDKLNIKRNFELVAKSDLEKASSKAREMIQCFTKGVNFYINSLSKLPLEYQLLDKEPEPWEDWHSILVYKIRNAAEGSFNGKLFYSQLASAIGPERAAKLIPGYFPGALLTLPPGEIYSGEIENAIKELSEAAENFQSIGAIDGESNGWAISGDKTYSKMPLIAGDSHRTLDTPNVYYQIHLKCDEFEGMGHTIPGYPGFMHFAHNKYVAWGMTHGGADTQDLFLEKLRISENKIQFLYDGIWLDAKTSIKKIKPRNSEEISLEIIETVNGNLIYGDPEKGMGISLSDPGGKSEGTFWIDSAYEAMISESADDLEKAFDKWTDRTNNYPYADTNKNFGYKFAGAVPIRNPQHHWGIAKGWDSNNIVNQEVPRESLPKLRNPEKGWVVTCNQKVVDSDYPHFLSIAFAPEYRAKVLVEYIEKSKEKMRINNMLQMHNQTLSIPAKKIISFSKNINIKDIKFSEIENSSFHYLNNWDRKMDKESFEASIYSVTREKLLEKIISINYGSLADEIINWKNIGGVSHVRRFLVPLLNENIGDPKSFLINDSSWEDLFINSFREAVSFLVKKFGSTLSDWKWGKLHTTNHKHPLSSEFVEYAEILNPKKVQASGDGDTPLAGSYDKNFNVTAASVNRYAHDPNNWENSRWIVPLGSSGNPGSEHYYDQLDLWSNGETIPQMWNWSDIEKESISQKLLRN; translated from the coding sequence ATGCTAGACCCTAAAGATTTTTTACCTAATTATGAAACTGATCTACAAATTTCATCTGACTTAATTGATAATGAAATTGAAATCTTTAGGGACAAATGGGGTATACCACATATAAATGCTAAAAATTCAAAAGATCTTTTTTTTGCCCAAGGGTTAACTGTTTCTCAAGATAGACTCTTTCAGATGGATCTCGATAGATTAAGATGTCTTGGTAGATCTTCAGAATACTTAGGTAGCAAGGCAATTTCAAACGATAAGTTAAATATTAAAAGGAACTTTGAATTAGTTGCTAAGTCTGATTTAGAGAAAGCCTCTAGTAAAGCTAGAGAAATGATTCAGTGTTTTACTAAAGGAGTTAATTTTTATATAAATTCATTAAGTAAATTGCCTTTAGAATATCAACTATTAGATAAAGAACCAGAACCTTGGGAGGATTGGCATTCTATATTGGTTTATAAAATCAGAAATGCTGCAGAAGGTTCATTTAATGGCAAACTTTTTTATTCTCAATTAGCTAGTGCAATTGGTCCCGAAAGAGCAGCTAAACTTATTCCTGGATATTTTCCTGGAGCACTATTAACATTGCCGCCTGGAGAAATATATAGTGGAGAAATTGAAAATGCAATAAAAGAATTATCAGAAGCTGCTGAAAACTTTCAATCTATAGGAGCTATTGATGGAGAATCTAATGGCTGGGCTATTTCAGGAGATAAAACATACTCTAAAATGCCTCTAATAGCTGGTGATTCTCATAGAACCCTTGATACTCCAAATGTTTATTATCAGATTCACTTAAAATGTGATGAATTTGAAGGGATGGGGCATACCATCCCAGGTTACCCAGGTTTTATGCATTTTGCACATAATAAATATGTTGCTTGGGGTATGACTCATGGTGGAGCAGATACTCAAGATCTTTTTTTAGAAAAATTAAGAATTTCAGAAAATAAGATTCAGTTTTTATATGATGGTATATGGCTTGATGCTAAGACATCAATTAAGAAAATAAAGCCAAGAAATTCAGAAGAAATATCTTTAGAAATTATAGAAACAGTTAATGGTAATTTGATTTATGGAGATCCAGAAAAAGGTATGGGAATCTCTTTATCTGATCCTGGAGGAAAATCTGAAGGAACTTTTTGGATAGACTCAGCTTATGAAGCTATGATATCTGAATCTGCTGATGATCTTGAAAAAGCATTTGATAAATGGACAGATAGAACTAATAATTATCCTTACGCTGATACTAATAAAAACTTTGGCTATAAGTTTGCTGGAGCAGTTCCAATAAGAAACCCTCAACATCATTGGGGTATTGCTAAAGGTTGGGATTCTAATAATATAGTGAATCAAGAGGTTCCTAGAGAATCTTTACCAAAACTAAGAAATCCTGAAAAAGGATGGGTTGTAACCTGTAATCAAAAAGTTGTTGATTCAGATTATCCTCATTTTTTATCAATTGCTTTTGCTCCCGAATACCGAGCTAAGGTATTAGTTGAATATATAGAGAAGTCTAAAGAAAAAATGAGGATAAATAATATGCTTCAAATGCATAACCAAACTCTTTCTATTCCTGCAAAAAAAATTATTTCTTTTTCAAAAAATATTAATATAAAAGATATAAAATTTTCAGAAATTGAAAATTCATCCTTTCATTATCTAAACAATTGGGACCGAAAAATGGACAAAGAAAGTTTTGAAGCAAGTATTTATTCAGTGACTAGAGAAAAATTATTAGAAAAAATAATATCTATAAATTATGGTTCACTAGCAGATGAAATTATTAATTGGAAAAATATTGGTGGTGTATCTCATGTAAGAAGGTTTTTAGTTCCTCTATTAAATGAAAATATAGGTGACCCCAAGAGTTTTCTTATAAATGATTCATCATGGGAAGACCTATTTATCAATTCTTTTAGAGAAGCAGTTTCTTTTTTGGTGAAAAAATTTGGTTCAACATTATCTGATTGGAAATGGGGAAAATTACATACTACAAATCATAAACATCCACTTAGTTCTGAATTTGTCGAATATGCTGAAATATTAAACCCAAAGAAAGTTCAAGCAAGTGGAGATGGGGATACTCCATTAGCAGGAAGTTACGATAAAAATTTTAATGTTACAGCAGCTTCAGTTAACAGATACGCTCACGACCCAAATAATTGGGAAAATAGTAGATGGATTGTACCATTAGGATCATCAGGCAATCCTGGTTCTGAACACTATTACGATCAATTAGATTTATGGTCAAATGGGGAAACTATTCCACAGATGTGGAATTGGAGTGATATAGAAAAAGAATCAATTTCTCAAAAATTATTAAGAAATTAG
- the ilvC gene encoding ketol-acid reductoisomerase, whose protein sequence is MAKLFYDNDINDQILRDKKISVIGYGSQGHAHAQNLKDSGFDVIIGLYEGSKSKEKAENDGFKVFNISEAVKNSQLISLCIPDPSMKKVFNEDIKDNLSEGDILLFAHGFAILYEEIKPPEDVDVVMIAPKAPGHRVRAVFERDLGVPCLIAVDKDHSGNAYEIALAYGKGIGGGRAGILETTFKEETETDLFGEQAVLCGGVTALIKAGFEVLTEAGYQPESAYFEVLHELKLIVDLIYQGGLEGMRYSVSTTAEYGDYTVGPKIIDDSVKQSMKNVLDDIQSGRFAKEWIAENDEGLHKYNELREADLSHPVEKIGKELRAMMPWLESTT, encoded by the coding sequence ATGGCAAAATTATTTTATGACAATGATATAAACGATCAAATTTTAAGAGATAAGAAGATTTCTGTTATAGGCTATGGCTCGCAAGGTCATGCTCATGCGCAAAATCTTAAAGACTCTGGTTTTGATGTCATTATAGGTCTATATGAAGGATCTAAGTCTAAAGAAAAAGCTGAAAATGATGGTTTTAAGGTTTTCAACATTTCAGAAGCTGTAAAAAATTCTCAATTAATAAGTTTGTGTATTCCTGATCCTTCTATGAAAAAAGTTTTTAATGAAGATATAAAAGATAATTTATCTGAGGGTGATATATTACTTTTTGCACATGGTTTTGCAATTCTTTACGAAGAAATAAAACCTCCTGAAGATGTAGATGTTGTAATGATCGCACCAAAGGCTCCTGGTCATAGAGTACGAGCAGTTTTTGAAAGAGATTTAGGTGTACCTTGTCTAATTGCCGTCGATAAAGATCATTCAGGTAATGCTTATGAAATAGCATTAGCATATGGAAAAGGTATAGGTGGAGGTAGAGCTGGAATTTTAGAAACTACATTTAAGGAAGAAACTGAGACAGATCTTTTCGGTGAACAAGCTGTTCTTTGTGGAGGAGTAACCGCATTGATTAAAGCAGGTTTTGAAGTACTTACAGAAGCTGGATATCAGCCTGAATCAGCATACTTTGAAGTTTTACATGAATTAAAATTAATAGTTGATCTTATCTATCAAGGCGGATTAGAAGGTATGAGATATTCCGTTTCAACAACTGCAGAATATGGAGATTACACAGTAGGTCCAAAAATAATCGATGATTCAGTTAAGCAATCAATGAAAAATGTATTAGATGATATTCAAAGTGGAAGATTTGCAAAAGAATGGATTGCTGAAAATGATGAAGGATTACATAAATATAATGAGTTAAGAGAAGCTGATTTAAGCCACCCTGTAGAAAAAATAGGTAAGGAACTCAGAGCTATGATGCCTTGGTTAGAATCAACAACATAA
- the ilvN gene encoding acetolactate synthase small subunit, whose translation MKNDGLHRRTIIALVHDKPGVLARISGLFRRRGVNIESLAVGHSEKNGFSRMTFVVAGSENSVMKISSQLNKLIDIVDASDISEKNIVWRELALIKVSCKPSQRVEILELSKIFRVNVVDVGINNMTFEIAGGKSKIDSFVELLDQFGIMEIMRTGRIATLRGTTKVGFEDGEFSTQDESDVYISDDNESGSV comes from the coding sequence ATGAAAAATGATGGACTTCATAGAAGAACAATTATTGCTCTAGTTCATGATAAGCCAGGTGTACTTGCCAGAATATCAGGTTTGTTTAGAAGAAGAGGGGTTAATATTGAAAGCTTAGCTGTGGGTCATTCAGAAAAAAATGGTTTTTCTAGAATGACGTTTGTAGTTGCTGGTTCTGAAAATTCAGTAATGAAAATTTCGTCTCAGCTAAATAAGTTAATTGATATTGTTGATGCTTCAGATATAAGTGAAAAAAATATTGTTTGGAGAGAACTTGCGCTAATAAAAGTATCTTGCAAACCCTCTCAAAGAGTTGAAATATTAGAATTATCAAAAATATTTCGAGTCAATGTAGTTGATGTAGGAATAAATAATATGACCTTTGAGATAGCAGGAGGTAAATCAAAAATTGATTCTTTTGTAGAACTATTGGATCAATTTGGAATAATGGAAATCATGAGAACAGGCAGAATTGCTACACTTAGAGGAACTACAAAAGTAGGCTTTGAAGATGGAGAGTTTAGTACTCAGGATGAATCAGACGTATATATTTCTGATGATAATGAATCAGGATCAGTATAA
- the leuB gene encoding 3-isopropylmalate dehydrogenase: protein MEARVCVLAGDGVGKEVTTESMKVLEAICRKFDHNFEFIHALVGGAAIDKYNNPIPSESMNLALGSDAILFGAVGGPKWDNPSADVRPEDAILALRKRLGLYANMRPVKVYPELIHSSPLRPEYLDGVDFVIVRELTGGLYFGRPKRRSASTRGRRAVDTLAYSEKEIARVVRVAFELAKSRRNRLHSLDKMNVLETGRLWREIANEVSRDYPEVELIHMLADNAAMKIITNPSEFDVIVTENSLGDILSDEASVITGSMGMLPSASLASSPPPPGKRRGRRGRPALYEPIHGSAPDIAGHNIANPVASFLSASLMLRWSFGLHEEADEIENAINKIITEGYRTIDIAGEQDHKLSTSQMGDLVAGIISSGPK from the coding sequence ATGGAAGCACGAGTATGCGTTTTGGCTGGTGATGGAGTTGGAAAAGAAGTAACTACAGAGTCTATGAAGGTTCTTGAAGCTATTTGTAGAAAATTTGATCATAATTTTGAGTTTATACATGCTTTAGTTGGTGGTGCTGCCATCGATAAGTATAATAATCCAATACCTTCTGAATCTATGAATTTAGCTTTAGGTTCAGATGCAATTTTATTTGGTGCAGTAGGTGGTCCAAAGTGGGATAACCCGAGTGCTGATGTGAGGCCTGAAGATGCAATTTTAGCCTTGAGAAAAAGATTAGGTTTATACGCAAATATGAGACCAGTGAAAGTTTATCCTGAATTAATTCACTCAAGTCCTTTACGACCAGAATATTTGGATGGAGTAGATTTTGTAATTGTTAGAGAACTTACAGGAGGACTTTATTTCGGTAGGCCAAAAAGACGAAGTGCAAGCACCAGAGGTAGAAGAGCTGTCGATACATTAGCATATTCTGAGAAAGAAATTGCTAGAGTTGTAAGAGTTGCTTTTGAATTAGCTAAATCTCGAAGAAACAGATTACATTCTTTAGATAAGATGAATGTATTAGAAACCGGAAGATTATGGAGAGAAATTGCAAATGAAGTTTCTAGAGATTATCCTGAGGTTGAACTGATACATATGCTAGCTGATAATGCTGCAATGAAAATAATAACAAATCCTTCTGAATTCGATGTAATTGTCACAGAAAATAGTCTAGGTGATATTCTATCCGATGAAGCATCGGTTATCACTGGATCTATGGGTATGCTTCCCTCTGCAAGTTTAGCATCCTCCCCTCCACCCCCAGGTAAAAGAAGGGGAAGAAGAGGTAGGCCTGCATTATATGAACCAATACATGGTTCTGCTCCTGATATTGCGGGTCATAATATAGCAAATCCTGTGGCTTCTTTTTTGTCAGCTTCATTAATGCTAAGATGGTCATTTGGTTTACATGAAGAAGCAGATGAAATAGAGAATGCAATAAACAAAATTATTACTGAGGGTTATAGAACAATAGATATTGCAGGCGAACAGGATCACAAGTTATCAACAAGCCAAATGGGAGACTTGGTAGCAGGAATAATTTCTAGTGGCCCAAAGTAA